In the genome of Candidatus Zymogenus saltonus, the window GACACCGCCCTGACATCCCCGAAGCTTTTCATAACCCCGCTGCTCCTTATAGCATATGAATATGACGCCATAAAATCCCCCTGCCTTATCTTATTTGTTGCCCGACAATAGAATCTCCGCGTCGGCGGGCATCCCCGGCTTTAGGGCCAGGTCATCGTTTTTAAGCTCGATCTTGACGGCGAAGACGAGCTTTGTCCGCTCCTCCTGGGTCTGGACGTTCTTCGGGGTGAACTCCGGCTCCTGCGAGATATATGTGACTTTTCCCGAAAACGTCCTTGAAGGATAGGAGTCGACCATGACCCTCGCCTCGTCCCCGAGATTTATCAGCCCCATGACCGGCTCCGCAACGTATATCTTCATCCACACCAGCCTGAGGTCAGCAAGGGTAAGGAGTGCCACCCCCGGAAAGGCGGTCTCCCCGACCTCGAGGTTTTTGCTCGTCACCACCCCGGAGATGGGGGCGTAGAGCTTTGTGTCGACAAGGGTCGCATCGATATACTCAAGGGAGGACTTGGCCTGCAGATAAGCGGATTCCGCACTGTCGAGATCCATCTTCGAGATGCCGCCGGCGCGATAGAGGCTTTTCGCCCGCCCGAGATTTATCTCCGCCTCGTTGAAGAGGGCCGCAGCCCCAATCCTCCTCGCCTGGATCTCCGTGGCCTTAACCACGGCGAGAAGGTCCCCCTCCTCAACCTTTTCCCCCTCGCCGACCTCCATCTCCAGTATCTTCCCCGAGAGCTTGAGGCTCACGTCCACCTCCGTTGCCTCTATAGTCCCTGTGCCCGAGACGACTTTCTTGTCCCCCTTGTCCCTGAAGATTAAGAAGAGGGCCGTCCCGATTATGATCACCGAAAGGACGACCGGAATTATTATCTTTCTCTTGTCTGCCATACTTCTCTCCCCAGATTTAAATATTGGAATTTACCGGGCAAAAGCAGTCTCTCTATTTCAGATCTTCCGCCGATATAGCCCGAATTACGAACTCTTTCACTTCGCGCTTTCGCGCCTCTACATTCTCGGCGCTCATGGCGTCGTCGTTCCACACGGCCGAGATAACCCTGTTCGCCGCAAAGTAGAAGACCACCATCGCAATGATATTGACAAAAACGTGCCGGGGATCCATGGGTCTCAATTTCCCCGCCTTCACGGCCTCATTAAATCCGCTGACCAGAACGGGGACCTTTGTGCTCATCTCCTTCCTTATTACCCCCCGTATGATCTCGCCCCCCCGGGCGAGCTCCCACACGAGGACCCTGACTATGCTGTAATTGGTGTGGATGAAATCGATATACGTCTCGATGAACGAGGAGATTCCCTCGTAGAGGGTGTCGGGATTCATATCGGCGAGGTTGTCCATAATTATCTCCGCAACCTTTTTAAAGACCATTTCTATTATATCGGTGTGCAGTTTTTCCTTCGAGCCGAAGTAATAGTAGATCATCCCCTTGTTGACGCCGGACTTCTTGGCGATCTCGTCGATGCGCGCCCCGTCGAAGCCCTTCTCTCCAAAGATGGAGATCGCCGCCTCCAGTATGCGCCTCTCGGTCTCGCCGAACTTTTCAAACTCCTCCTTGAGGTCGTGGCTTTTCTTTCTTTTCTCTCCCGAAGTCATGATCCTATTAAAATCCTAAATCCAGTTGCTAAAATCGCCCCCTCCCGTCATTCCCGACCCTTTAACGACCGGCAGTCCCGATTTCCCTGTACTCCCCCATTAGATAGTAGACAAGGGGGATGCCGGTCAGGATCAACCCTATCCC includes:
- a CDS encoding efflux RND transporter periplasmic adaptor subunit, whose product is MADKRKIIIPVVLSVIIIGTALFLIFRDKGDKKVVSGTGTIEATEVDVSLKLSGKILEMEVGEGEKVEEGDLLAVVKATEIQARRIGAAALFNEAEINLGRAKSLYRAGGISKMDLDSAESAYLQAKSSLEYIDATLVDTKLYAPISGVVTSKNLEVGETAFPGVALLTLADLRLVWMKIYVAEPVMGLINLGDEARVMVDSYPSRTFSGKVTYISQEPEFTPKNVQTQEERTKLVFAVKIELKNDDLALKPGMPADAEILLSGNK
- a CDS encoding TetR/AcrR family transcriptional regulator; the protein is MTSGEKRKKSHDLKEEFEKFGETERRILEAAISIFGEKGFDGARIDEIAKKSGVNKGMIYYYFGSKEKLHTDIIEMVFKKVAEIIMDNLADMNPDTLYEGISSFIETYIDFIHTNYSIVRVLVWELARGGEIIRGVIRKEMSTKVPVLVSGFNEAVKAGKLRPMDPRHVFVNIIAMVVFYFAANRVISAVWNDDAMSAENVEARKREVKEFVIRAISAEDLK